GACTGAAATCTCTGGAGAAAACACCCCAAATCAGTTTAAAACAGTCCTGAGTTTAGGATGTAGGGAAGTTTAGTCACCAAACGAAGCTTTTCAAATCCCTCAAAAGATCCAAAGAAGAATAACTCCAAGATGGAGAAGTCACCTAAATCCAGAGAAATAAAACACGCAGGAAGGTTTTCATTTACAGCCCAAAACAGAAGATTAAACAATGAAACGTGCCAATATTCCGATGAAAATGTTTGTGATATTATGGTTAAAAGAGCAAAAGAATATCCGGTACacggaaaaagaaaaagaaagatatttctTGTGGAAAGAAATCATGGTGGAGGTCTTTGGTGTCTGCCTCTCTTCTCTACACCTTCTCAGTCACGTTTGTGATTTCCACTGAAATTgcgtacacacaaacacacacacacacacacacacacacacacacacacacacacacacacacacacacacacacacacacacacacacacacacacacacatacacacacacacacacacacacacactttcggTATTCCAATTATATAATAATTCTTGATCTTCTAAGCTGAGAAGATATTTATACCTGGCTGTGTTTTAGGGATTACTTACAGATGATTCCAAATATGCAGCAGGCAAACAATTTGTTAGCTATGAGCTATAAGGAGGTCATAATGTGATGGAATAGCACAGAGAAATTACTGGTGTTTGGAACATGCAGAAAGTATGGATCGCAGAGAATTATTATGGAATGACGTTTTAGAAGCAGCAGTTTAATGTCGATGTTACCATGCTGCCAATTTCTAGTTAATGGCAGTACAACACATGAAACATGGACTCCAGTAGTCTTTCCGAAACAAGTGAATCAGAATTGTTTTTGCTTTCTAACTATTGCTTCATAGACAATCTCATGACACAGTCTCACATTTCCATCTCTTAAATTCTTTAAAGCATAGAAAAATCTATCAAGAAATGGCTTGCAAATTGTTTCTCAGAATAGGATCCTTGTACATCATTGCTAttgaaaaatgttgatgaaaaATCAAAACATGCACAACAAGAACACACCACTGTTTTTGTTCCTTGCCATAATTTTCTGGTTTAGCATGAATGGACCAGAACTGCATGTCGTTTTGCAGTGTATACAACCAGAATGACCATTAATAAATCCTTGAACTGTAGTAGGGCAGGATTTCTTCATCCGTTGCTATTCCAACATAAGCAACCAGGacaataaatggaaatataatGACTTTTCACACCACAACACCTGGTCACAATGCTGGATGGAGTGCGTCATCAGAGCCGGTGTGTCGAGGTGAGGTGGAGGTGAGGGATTATGGTCCTGATGAATAATGCCTCCTGCaacagattaaattaaatgcaataaatattaTCCTCTGTCAGGATGATTGACTCCTATTTCAAGTTCAACAGCATTACCATAATCCATAATGTGTGGCCATACGATAGATTTAAATAAGATGTGATCAGGAGATGAGATAATAATACAGTAAACTGCTATAAGAGTATATGATAAACACATGAAAGTTATGAGttatgaaattatttatttgcttaAAACTGAATTTAATGATCTTGAAACTGCTGGGGGCCAGAACCGCCAACAGTACAGTAGATGGCGCTACACATTAGCTTTTCATCCGCCtttgtagaagaagaagaagaagaagaagaagaggttgAGCATCCCTCTCCAATGCACCACTCGTTGTTACATCTCTGTTACCTTATGTATTAACGCTTACTTTCAGCATGTCGAAAAAACAGACCACTTAGTTTCTTGCTGTTCAACGAGGTAAGTTATCGAGAGAGTCGCAGTATGCTAACAGCTAGCTTGAGTTGTTAGCATAcagtgctaacatgctaaccaGTGCATGACATGCTGCTCCTTGGCCACTTCAGTTTATAATTGATGCTTTACCTTAATATGGCAGAAGTCAGTCATTTATTAGAGAGGAAAAGGCAATACATAGGTTACTCCCAGCTAACTGTCATtgttaatgttaaagttttGCAACACCGGtgtttcaaatatttactcATGTTGTTGAGACTGGTTTTCaactttgtgttttgattttgaaCCTCATCCACTGCCACTAAGTtacatttacttaaatacaagtTAAGGTAAGTATACTTTATTGGAATACTTCCGTTGTATACTTCTTTATATTCTTCATGTCACAGGGAATATTGTAAGTTTTACTAGAGAGCTAAGTTTGTTTACACCTCCTTTTTCTGCATAGCATTACTTCATGACACATTATGACATGTGTTTCAGTATATGAAGTTATTAAAGTTTATAGGAAATGCTGCCTAATAATAGTAATTCTGGATTATGTGAGCGTGAAAGGGGACATTCCATTATAAACCCTTTTACTTGTGTTTCCCTACTGCAgttttcttgttttactttCCCTTTTTATAGTGAAATAATTCTACTCTAAACCCAGTTTCTGAATGCCCACTTCAAATCTGACTGTCATGATTGAAGTAAACAGTGacatatttaattattcatcctttatttaaccagaaaGGTCCAATTTAGATACACTGTTCTGCCAGGGAGTCCACGTCAAGATGGACAGCAGGTTATAAAGTTtcctttacaaaaaacaaaacataccaAAAGACAACAGCAGACTCAAGATATTGAAAATCAGAGGCTAAAACAAGCTAGATAAGTAATGACACTAATTTATAGCAACAACATTGTGACATCTGTGTTAAACAATGTATGAACATCTCAAGAGAGGTTAAGGATTTGAAGTGCTAATCTTTTGGAGGAATTTGTCATGAAACCCAGCTTCTCTCTGCAGGGCTGTACGACTTCTGTCAGTTAAACGCTGCACATGATGACTCCAGAGCCTGCCAGTCTGGAGAGCCTGCGGGTGCTGTACCAGAGCGATGACTACATCGTGGTGGACAAGCACTGGGACATCCGCATCGACAGCAAGATGTGGTACGAGAAACACACCGTGCAGGCGCAGCTGCGGCATCGCTTCCCTCAGCTGGCAGACCCCAGCACCTACTATGGATTCAGGTAGGATTCACACTTATACTCATCAGGTACTTTATCATTTCACATACATCATGCTCATAAACTAATAGTATCATCATGTTTTTCTCATCCCTACAGGTTCTGTCATCAGTTGGACTTCTCCACAAGTGGGGCTCTTTGTGTAGCGCTCAATAAGGCGGCTGCAGGCCAGGCTTACCGCTGCTTCAAGGACCGCACCGTCACCAAGGCCTACCTCGCCCTGGTAtggaacagaaacacagtaacacacatttacacaacagAGATGGAGGCATAGAAATGTCAGATTCTATTTGTGTGACTAAATTTAGCATATTTGGTTTCGTAGGTACGTGGACGGGtggaaaaagagacacaaactcTGGACTTCTCAATTGGCAAGAATTCTTCAGAGGGAAAAACCCACATGATGTGTATCGAGGGaacagaaggtgtgtgtgttcagctatTTACACTGCCTTCTTTTCCGAAAGATAACTACAgactatttattttgttttttattcctttttattctcCTGTCAGGTTGTGAGAACCCGAAGCCTTGCCAGACTGGGCTGACTGTGTTGGAGTACGGCTTGTATGATGGAGACTCCGTCACCAAGGTCCTACTGCAACCACTCACTGGTAATACTCATTTGTTCTTTTCATATAAGGGACATCGTAATTTCTTCTTACTTTATTCAGAAATAAATCTTAATGAACATTACTAGAGAAACATATATCATCCATATCAATCACTGATTAATTAAGCATACTTACTTTTGCAGTATCTTTCTCTCTATACTTCTGAAAACATACCTCAGTGAGGACTACAGAGATAAATTATCTTTGCCTTATtgtctattttataaaaatgcttCAGCAGGgctttagtttttcttctttttcccccAGGCCGAACCCACCAGTTGAGGGTCCACTGCAGCGCTATAGGTCACCCCATCGTCGGGGACTTCACTACAGCTCGGGAGCAGACGACGCTCCGTACCGCATGATGCTGCACGCCCACTTCCTGCACATTCCCCTTGAACCTGAGCCCCTGCTCGTTTCGGCTGGAGACCCCTTTCTCCCCGCGCTGGACCCAAAATGGCTCCCGCAGCTCTCTTTGCGGACACTGGAGACCACTGTGGAGGCGCTGCTGGAGGAGAGGTTGGAGGAGGACAGGAAAATcaaagaagagaagagggagagggcgagaaaggaggaggagaggaggaaaggacgCAAGGAACAAAGGACTCAGGAGGAGAGTGAGGAGCAGAGAAGCCAGTGTCAGGAGTGGCTCAGTGAATGGGCTGGGGActgatgcattatttattattgattttaatttatttgagtTGTTTACCAATGAAGGCCACGTTCAGCATGCTAGCTCCATCTTTCAGTACTAAGGCTAGCTGCTGAGCAGGTGCACCGCAGTAGCTGGGAAAAAAGTGCCTTGCTCAATACCTGTTGCTAAGTGAGGGGTGGGGTTGTTGCTATATATTTTTCACATGCAGGAAAAGTGTAAGAATTTCTTGTCTGGGCTATGTGAGAGTCCCAGTGTTGTCACCAACACTGCATGGCCGTAACATCCGTTGAATCCCAAGTAAAACCGTAAAATCCACGAATGCAATCCTTGTTTGGTCATTGTTTTACAGCTTTaattcaatgtttgttttgtcaatgtttaaacaaagtttaaaaaatgaatccaGGTTCATTAATCATACAAAAAGCCTAATAAATGCTTTTGCAAGAACTCTGCCCCCTCTCTAAATCATTACTTTTTCAGCAAATTTGTTTGGAATCCACATTCGATCCTCACACAGCACCGCACACAGAGAAATGCTGTCTTTAACCTGCAGGGTATGACATGGAAGCTAGATAAACAGAGGCAGGGCAAATTCCACTAACCCTAAGGTCTTCTAGTGTCTTAATCAAAGGTACCCAGGAGGTTAACTGGCGCCTCTCCCAGTAACAGGCAACACTCCatttcccaagccaagtccctgcACACTGAGCTACTTTGCTGCCAAAAA
The window above is part of the Eleginops maclovinus isolate JMC-PN-2008 ecotype Puerto Natales chromosome 16, JC_Emac_rtc_rv5, whole genome shotgun sequence genome. Proteins encoded here:
- the rpusd1 gene encoding LOW QUALITY PROTEIN: RNA pseudouridylate synthase domain-containing protein 1 (The sequence of the model RefSeq protein was modified relative to this genomic sequence to represent the inferred CDS: inserted 1 base in 1 codon) — protein: MMTPEPASLESLRVLYQSDDYIVVDKHWDIRIDSKMWYEKHTVQAQLRHRFPQLADPSTYYGFRFCHQLDFSTSGALCVALNKAAAGQAYRCFKDRTVTKAYLALVRGRVEKETQTLDFSIGKNSSEGKTHMMCIEGTEGCENPKPCQTGLTVLEYGLYDGDSVTKVLLQPLTGRTHQLRVHCSAIGHPIVGDFXYSSGADDAPYRMMLHAHFLHIPLEPEPLLVSAGDPFLPALDPKWLPQLSLRTLETTVEALLEERLEEDRKIKEEKRERARKEEERRKGRKEQRTQEESEEQRSQCQEWLSEWAGD